One window of Phycisphaeraceae bacterium genomic DNA carries:
- a CDS encoding tetratricopeptide repeat protein: MASRVNVKFVVILSAALTLVCGVVAYVGISIVLKSGDDLVRMGDAKLKEAESAESAGNNALAQEAYGASAFLYSKAVAKDRSNVEFLDRWATALSRWTPDTQTAYRSAFERSMAIKRQRAILLRTNLEAYHDYLGTLERQILLGELSRQSLDYLISETAAALQYFENDAGDALRRYRGRALVEIMDSNLELTEQQREQARADLLSALKVEPTNATAAVALARWGRAESKRVAALGEAARAAEIEREAVGTLRSFVEQNRTNTTGLLGLLTIDTEVALSGAGSQESARRALLASLRPRLDAVREAMMADDPAKLDILTIARFRLLESLLDPESGSESTREILARAIAANPTDPDLLAMNARLSFDLRQFARAIDEYQAVADLKPRPVSLEGMRRYLRRVEAISQQAESVLGMWEQTTGAEERTALVERANKYRQALAAELPTDAPALLLLDAKIAIASGRESDAQRLLFTYNERTLSNDVQGVWLLGQVTMRTQPGIARRQFERVLQMQPGNAAAMIALASMESQLQNHTRAIELYRQALAINPGNEQAQRGLDTSLIATNQKSSDDPVIQIIIDARRTEAGTMENPGDPAGAVAMLERGVVEHDLDLRLVSELVRLYLDREEVAKARQLVSQASARHPQHDSLTRLQNALSKGDPVEAAIDLIDSSDLAPATKELSKYRLYRSRGRTADATRAIAAAQRLAPDDAGVIEIAFNDALESRDVERAKSIVERATRLDTDRVGGLTYRARVEMLEGKTAESARTLQQAINAGAPSVGIHRLLGRQLVNLGREQEGFASYRRALEMRPDDVQTINELIAVLVRSNRLQEALAVARDSEKYARTDRTFQNLWMDLEAAVGDKALALSRRMRMVELDPENRENRVALAAILIETARWAEARKVIDDLRSTGDSLQLVELDAKWHADQNDVDGARGVFVGYITEQDPATLTSEPYIVFGRFMLNRRLNDVGIAALNQARTRQDPKVMEADKELADSLFRLQQFADASALYKGVLDANADSPEQLYRLRYIETLLRLQQWDSAESLVAGFGDRVENDPVVLMLRADIAKGRGDMRRCREILDRAVAVAPEDALVYVERAQARAQDPLLVGQAMQDLDRALQLRPSLWQALRIRAAIRAQQGDIEGALADLRSAVTANPALNELRYGLMLELLNRGRSTDAAEVAEQGLSQRPGDLMLMLGTGQIFAERGQWPRAAVFYRRAWMQAQDVATAQLYVESLLNMTPPDLTEATNVLNRMGERVANDPSLILARAEILAKRNRLDDARRELTASYTNVRNEPRQIMAWYAAARRILTRPGELASYLELLEREIPDPWVTYLRGRTLAESSATLSQGVELLRRVQGTNNVALGVNAFRSEGGSYYALDRYEEAVEAWKRGIQKYADDWEMNNNLGFVLAKKLGRAAEAVPFAEHAARMNPNVAEIQDTLGVAYTMTKQFDKADAALQKAMSLSRAASESQITIMVHQGVLDHAMGNMESARTRAKSADDLLRAMPTENPSIRAEVDALLRLVQ; encoded by the coding sequence ATGGCTTCGCGCGTTAACGTCAAGTTTGTCGTCATCCTCTCTGCGGCACTCACGCTTGTGTGCGGCGTGGTGGCGTATGTGGGCATCTCGATCGTGCTCAAGTCGGGTGATGACCTGGTGCGAATGGGAGACGCGAAGCTCAAGGAGGCGGAGAGCGCCGAGAGCGCGGGGAACAACGCCCTGGCGCAGGAGGCGTACGGCGCGTCTGCGTTCCTGTACTCGAAGGCCGTGGCGAAGGACCGATCGAACGTCGAGTTCCTGGATCGCTGGGCGACAGCGCTCTCTCGATGGACGCCCGACACGCAGACTGCGTATCGCTCGGCGTTCGAGCGGTCGATGGCGATCAAGCGTCAGAGGGCGATTCTGCTTCGCACCAATCTCGAGGCGTACCACGACTATCTCGGGACGCTGGAGCGGCAGATCCTGCTTGGAGAGCTCTCGCGTCAGAGTCTTGATTATCTGATCTCGGAGACCGCGGCCGCGTTGCAGTACTTTGAGAACGATGCGGGCGATGCGTTGCGTCGGTATCGCGGTCGGGCGTTGGTTGAGATCATGGATTCGAATCTTGAGTTGACCGAGCAGCAGCGCGAGCAGGCGCGGGCGGACCTGTTGTCGGCACTGAAAGTGGAGCCGACGAACGCGACGGCGGCGGTCGCGCTCGCCCGTTGGGGGCGAGCCGAGTCGAAGCGCGTCGCGGCACTCGGTGAGGCGGCGCGTGCTGCGGAGATCGAGCGTGAGGCCGTGGGCACGCTCCGTTCCTTCGTTGAGCAGAACAGGACCAATACGACGGGGCTTCTCGGGCTTCTGACGATCGATACCGAGGTCGCGCTGTCGGGCGCGGGGTCTCAGGAGAGCGCGCGGCGGGCGTTGCTCGCGTCGCTGCGTCCGCGTCTTGACGCGGTGCGTGAGGCGATGATGGCGGATGATCCGGCGAAGCTGGACATCCTGACGATCGCGCGATTCCGTCTGCTTGAGTCTTTGCTGGATCCGGAGTCGGGCAGTGAGTCGACGCGCGAGATTCTTGCGCGGGCGATCGCTGCGAACCCGACGGACCCGGATCTGCTAGCGATGAACGCGCGTCTGAGCTTCGATCTGAGGCAGTTCGCGCGGGCGATCGACGAGTACCAGGCGGTCGCGGATCTGAAGCCGCGCCCGGTGAGTCTTGAGGGGATGCGTCGGTACCTGAGGCGGGTGGAGGCGATCTCGCAGCAGGCCGAGTCGGTGCTCGGCATGTGGGAGCAGACCACCGGCGCCGAGGAGCGGACCGCGCTGGTGGAGCGGGCGAACAAGTATCGCCAGGCGCTGGCGGCCGAGTTGCCGACGGACGCACCTGCGCTGCTCCTGCTCGATGCAAAGATCGCGATCGCCTCCGGGCGTGAGTCTGATGCGCAGCGTCTCTTGTTCACGTACAACGAGCGCACGCTGAGCAACGACGTGCAGGGCGTGTGGCTGCTCGGGCAGGTGACGATGCGGACGCAACCGGGGATCGCGCGGCGGCAGTTCGAGCGCGTGCTCCAGATGCAGCCGGGCAACGCCGCGGCGATGATCGCGCTGGCGAGCATGGAGTCGCAGCTTCAGAACCATACGCGGGCGATCGAGTTGTACCGTCAGGCGCTGGCGATCAACCCCGGGAATGAGCAGGCGCAGCGCGGGCTGGACACGTCGCTGATCGCAACGAACCAGAAGTCTTCGGACGATCCTGTGATTCAGATCATCATCGACGCCCGGCGGACCGAGGCGGGAACGATGGAGAATCCGGGCGATCCTGCGGGCGCGGTCGCGATGCTGGAGCGAGGCGTGGTTGAGCACGACCTGGACCTGCGTCTGGTGTCGGAACTCGTGCGTCTCTATCTGGACCGCGAAGAGGTCGCGAAGGCGAGACAGCTGGTGTCCCAGGCGTCGGCACGCCACCCACAGCATGACTCGTTGACGCGCCTTCAGAACGCGCTCTCCAAGGGCGATCCGGTCGAGGCCGCTATCGATCTGATCGATTCGTCAGATCTGGCGCCGGCGACGAAGGAGTTGAGCAAGTACCGGCTGTATCGCTCTCGCGGGCGGACGGCGGATGCCACGCGTGCGATCGCTGCGGCGCAGCGGCTTGCACCGGATGATGCCGGCGTGATCGAGATTGCGTTCAACGACGCGCTCGAGTCTCGCGACGTCGAGCGTGCCAAGTCGATCGTTGAGCGTGCGACACGATTGGATACCGATCGTGTGGGAGGACTGACCTATCGGGCGCGTGTCGAGATGCTCGAGGGCAAGACTGCGGAGTCCGCGCGGACGCTGCAGCAGGCGATCAACGCGGGCGCGCCGTCGGTCGGTATCCACAGGTTGCTGGGCCGCCAGCTGGTGAACCTCGGGCGTGAGCAGGAGGGCTTCGCCTCATACCGTCGCGCACTTGAGATGCGCCCGGACGATGTGCAGACGATCAACGAATTGATCGCAGTTCTGGTTCGCTCGAATCGGCTGCAGGAGGCGCTGGCGGTCGCTCGCGACTCTGAGAAGTATGCGCGCACGGATCGGACCTTCCAGAATCTCTGGATGGACCTTGAGGCCGCGGTGGGTGATAAGGCCCTTGCGCTGAGCCGCCGGATGCGGATGGTCGAGCTGGACCCCGAGAATCGCGAGAATCGCGTCGCGCTGGCGGCGATCCTCATCGAGACAGCCCGCTGGGCCGAGGCACGGAAGGTGATCGACGATCTTCGCTCGACGGGTGATTCGCTGCAGCTCGTGGAGCTGGATGCGAAGTGGCACGCCGATCAGAACGATGTTGACGGCGCGCGTGGCGTGTTCGTCGGCTACATCACGGAGCAGGATCCGGCGACGCTGACATCGGAGCCGTACATCGTGTTCGGGCGGTTCATGCTGAACCGGCGTCTGAACGACGTAGGGATTGCGGCACTGAACCAGGCGAGGACCCGGCAGGATCCGAAGGTGATGGAGGCGGACAAGGAGCTTGCGGACTCTCTCTTCCGGCTCCAGCAGTTCGCTGATGCGTCGGCGCTCTACAAGGGGGTGCTGGATGCGAACGCGGATTCGCCGGAACAGTTGTACCGGCTGCGTTACATCGAGACGCTGCTTCGCCTGCAGCAGTGGGACAGCGCGGAATCTCTGGTAGCGGGATTCGGCGATCGGGTCGAGAACGATCCGGTGGTGCTGATGCTTCGTGCGGACATCGCGAAGGGCCGGGGCGATATGCGTCGCTGCCGCGAGATCCTTGACAGGGCGGTGGCCGTCGCGCCCGAGGATGCGCTGGTGTATGTGGAGCGTGCGCAGGCGCGTGCACAGGACCCGCTGCTTGTCGGGCAGGCGATGCAGGACCTTGACCGTGCTCTGCAGCTGCGTCCGTCGCTGTGGCAGGCGCTCCGGATTCGCGCCGCGATCCGAGCCCAGCAGGGCGACATCGAGGGCGCGTTGGCGGATCTGCGCTCGGCCGTGACCGCGAATCCCGCCTTGAATGAGCTTCGATACGGTCTGATGCTCGAGCTGCTCAATCGTGGGCGTTCGACGGACGCGGCGGAAGTCGCCGAGCAGGGGCTTTCTCAGCGGCCGGGCGATCTGATGCTGATGCTCGGTACTGGTCAGATTTTCGCGGAGCGCGGGCAATGGCCTCGGGCGGCGGTCTTCTACCGGCGCGCGTGGATGCAGGCGCAGGACGTGGCGACGGCGCAGTTGTATGTCGAATCGCTGCTGAACATGACGCCCCCGGACCTGACCGAGGCGACGAACGTGCTCAACCGCATGGGTGAGCGTGTCGCGAACGACCCTTCGCTGATTCTGGCGAGGGCGGAGATCCTGGCGAAGCGGAACCGGCTGGACGATGCGCGTCGCGAGTTGACCGCGTCGTACACGAACGTGAGGAACGAGCCGCGCCAGATCATGGCGTGGTACGCCGCGGCTCGGCGGATTCTGACGCGTCCCGGCGAGCTGGCCTCGTATCTGGAGTTGCTTGAGCGTGAGATTCCGGATCCGTGGGTGACGTACCTGCGTGGTCGGACGCTGGCCGAGAGCAGCGCGACGCTGTCGCAGGGCGTTGAGCTGCTGCGTCGGGTGCAGGGGACCAACAACGTTGCGCTGGGCGTGAACGCGTTCCGCAGCGAGGGCGGCTCTTACTACGCTCTTGATCGGTACGAGGAGGCGGTCGAGGCGTGGAAGCGCGGGATCCAGAAGTACGCGGACGACTGGGAGATGAACAACAACCTGGGGTTTGTTCTGGCTAAGAAGCTCGGGCGTGCGGCCGAGGCGGTGCCGTTTGCCGAGCACGCGGCCCGGATGAACCCGAACGTCGCCGAGATCCAGGACACGCTGGGCGTCGCGTACACGATGACCAAGCAGTTCGACAAGGCCGATGCGGCCTTGCAGAAGGCGATGTCGCTCTCCCGTGCAGCGTCTGAGTCTCAGATCACGATCATGGTGCACCAGGGGGTGCTTGACCATGCGATGGGGAACATGGAGAGCGCCCGGACGCGTGCGAAGTCGGCGGATGACCTGCTCCGGGCCATGCCGACGGAGAACCCCTCGATCCGTGCGGAGGTTGATGCGTTGCTTCGGCTTGTCCAATAA
- the xrt gene encoding exosortase, giving the protein MSTLQAKVAPALNSDRRILGILTPTGAAMLLVVAAAFVALFFRWFLVQNRHSSKSIEDWGHAYIIPLICLYLIRMREKDLARLKPAPFWPGMVPMLLGVMSYFYCMVAVKNHMLQGFSLVLTVYGAALLLLGPAIARLLFVPIGYLAFGITISEAIMNNITFRLQLVASQMSEVTLGVLAPLFGFSVQAEGNSIELITANGKSHPLTIAEACAGLRMLIAFLALGVAVALVACREWWQRIALVLLAVPVALLMNAVRVTVLGLLTLVNPDLAAGEAHTLIGTLLLIPALGLYMGVVWILNRIVRSGAGGGE; this is encoded by the coding sequence ATGTCAACACTCCAGGCCAAAGTCGCGCCGGCCCTGAACTCGGATCGTCGGATCCTCGGGATTCTTACGCCCACGGGTGCCGCGATGCTGCTGGTCGTTGCGGCGGCGTTTGTTGCGTTGTTCTTCCGGTGGTTCCTCGTGCAGAATCGGCACAGCTCGAAGTCGATCGAGGACTGGGGGCACGCGTACATCATCCCGCTGATCTGTCTGTATCTGATCCGGATGCGTGAGAAGGATCTTGCTCGTCTGAAGCCCGCGCCGTTCTGGCCTGGGATGGTGCCGATGCTGCTGGGGGTCATGTCCTACTTCTACTGCATGGTGGCGGTGAAGAACCACATGCTGCAGGGGTTCTCGCTGGTGCTGACGGTGTACGGTGCGGCGTTGCTGCTGCTGGGGCCTGCGATCGCGCGGCTGCTGTTTGTGCCCATCGGGTATCTCGCCTTCGGGATCACGATCTCCGAGGCGATCATGAACAACATCACGTTCCGTCTGCAGCTTGTGGCGTCGCAGATGTCGGAGGTGACGCTCGGGGTGCTCGCGCCGCTGTTCGGATTCTCCGTGCAGGCGGAGGGGAACTCGATCGAGTTGATCACCGCGAACGGGAAGTCGCACCCGCTGACGATCGCCGAGGCGTGTGCGGGCCTGCGGATGCTGATCGCGTTTCTCGCGCTGGGCGTGGCTGTGGCGTTGGTGGCGTGCCGCGAGTGGTGGCAGCGGATCGCGCTGGTGCTGCTTGCGGTGCCGGTGGCGTTGCTGATGAACGCGGTGCGTGTGACGGTGCTCGGGCTGCTGACCCTGGTGAACCCGGATCTGGCGGCGGGCGAGGCGCACACGCTGATCGGGACGTTGCTGCTGATTCCTGCCCTCGGCTTGTACATGGGCGTGGTGTGGATTCTCAATCGGATCGTGCGCAGCGGCGCGGGCGGGGGTGAGTGA
- a CDS encoding glycosyltransferase family 4 protein — protein sequence MIPTAAKLDPIRAENLPPGVVARIDQLGVQIGRLAQEQRDLAAAAGISPEAPSRLDIFHGYIAVLGIAFIVTLLATPLMRRMAVRYGIVDRPNEARKIHRAPTAYLGGAAVYLGIMAGILLSYIAVAVPGLVNFHETNHLEGSSPFPVPTSILLGLTVIMLVGLFDDIVHISPQVKVAGQLLAAAALAIDDVGVRVAKGVLVPLAKAVGIPTATIDGTSIETVLLRIPMPVELFGTGSIHIDLVYWAGTAIIALFVLGACNASNLIDGLDGLLSGVTAIANVGLLIVALSMAVMDDGPRDAQRLVICMAIIGACLGFLPHNFNPATIFLGDCGSLLLGFATIVVILTLGDTGKTNLVFAGLVIYSIPIIDTSLAIVRRKLAKKRMSDPDSDHLHHMLKRSLGVKGAVLTLYGIGTSFALIGIGMSLWRARATYLLAFIYACFIAVIAIKIARKRIIEEQIQRVEAERSGASLRQPVPAGDAALPQGESPTP from the coding sequence GTGATTCCTACAGCCGCCAAACTCGATCCGATCCGGGCCGAGAATCTCCCTCCCGGCGTGGTTGCGCGCATCGACCAGCTCGGGGTTCAGATCGGTCGCCTTGCGCAGGAGCAGCGTGATCTGGCGGCGGCGGCGGGGATCTCTCCTGAGGCGCCCTCTCGTCTGGACATCTTCCACGGCTACATCGCGGTGCTTGGCATCGCGTTCATCGTGACGCTGCTCGCGACACCCCTGATGCGTCGCATGGCGGTGCGGTACGGGATCGTTGATCGACCGAACGAGGCGAGGAAGATCCACCGGGCCCCGACGGCGTATCTCGGCGGCGCGGCGGTTTACCTGGGCATCATGGCGGGGATTCTGCTCTCGTACATCGCTGTGGCCGTGCCGGGTCTGGTCAACTTCCACGAGACGAACCATCTGGAGGGGTCTTCGCCGTTCCCGGTGCCGACGTCGATCCTGCTCGGGCTGACGGTCATCATGCTTGTCGGGCTTTTCGACGACATCGTGCACATCAGCCCGCAGGTCAAGGTAGCGGGGCAGTTGCTTGCGGCGGCTGCGTTGGCGATCGATGACGTGGGCGTGCGGGTAGCCAAGGGTGTGCTGGTGCCTCTTGCGAAGGCGGTGGGCATCCCGACGGCCACAATCGACGGGACTTCGATCGAGACGGTCCTGCTGAGGATCCCGATGCCTGTCGAGCTCTTCGGGACGGGCTCGATCCACATCGACCTTGTGTACTGGGCGGGGACAGCGATCATCGCGTTGTTCGTGCTGGGCGCGTGCAACGCGTCGAACCTGATCGACGGCTTGGATGGGTTGCTCTCGGGGGTGACGGCGATCGCGAACGTCGGCCTGCTGATCGTGGCCCTGAGCATGGCGGTGATGGACGACGGCCCGCGCGATGCGCAGCGCCTGGTCATCTGCATGGCGATTATCGGGGCGTGTCTCGGCTTCCTGCCTCACAACTTCAACCCGGCGACGATTTTTCTGGGGGACTGCGGCTCGCTCCTGCTGGGCTTCGCGACGATCGTGGTGATCCTGACGCTGGGCGACACGGGCAAGACGAACCTCGTGTTCGCGGGTCTGGTGATCTACTCCATCCCGATCATCGATACCTCGCTGGCGATTGTGAGACGCAAGCTGGCCAAGAAACGAATGTCCGACCCCGATTCGGACCACCTGCACCACATGCTGAAGCGGTCGCTCGGCGTGAAGGGGGCGGTCTTGACGCTGTACGGAATCGGCACGTCATTCGCGTTGATCGGGATCGGGATGTCGCTCTGGCGGGCCCGGGCGACGTATCTGCTCGCGTTCATCTACGCCTGCTTCATCGCTGTGATTGCGATCAAGATCGCGCGGAAGCGGATCATCGAAGAGCAGATTCAGAGGGTCGAGGCGGAACGCTCGGGAGCGTCGCTGCGTCAGCCAGTGCCGGCGGGAGACGCGGCATTGCCGCAGGGTGAGTCGCCGACGCCGTGA
- a CDS encoding GDP-mannose 4,6-dehydratase: MAQTGTKAEITGSRRRRRALVSGGSGFIGSHLVPLLLERGDHVTVVDNLSTGRRGNLPEEHPSIRFIEADLREALRVLGPGETFDEIYHLAAAVGVTRVLEDPILAIETNVEQTAALLRFAANRGPDGGPVPTLVASSSEVYGKAAKSPFSEEDDVLYGPTTVSRWSYACTKAIDEYLAIAHHRMHGLPAVVARFFNTVGPRQVGDYGMVLPRFVGAALRGEPLHVFGDGGQTRCFCDVRDTAAALPRLLGTARCYGRVFNVGSDRPISILELAETVIRVLSSRSTIQLRPYAEAYPDGFEDLRQRRPDLARIRESIGFEPTIPLEATIRDIAQSMRSTGVAEANA; this comes from the coding sequence GTGGCGCAGACAGGAACCAAAGCCGAGATCACCGGCTCGCGCCGGCGGAGACGCGCCCTCGTCAGCGGCGGCAGCGGTTTCATCGGCTCGCACCTTGTGCCCTTGCTGCTTGAGCGAGGCGACCACGTCACCGTGGTTGATAATCTCTCGACCGGCAGGCGCGGGAACCTGCCCGAGGAGCACCCGTCGATTCGGTTCATCGAGGCAGACCTGCGCGAGGCGCTGCGCGTGCTGGGCCCGGGCGAGACGTTCGACGAGATCTATCACCTCGCGGCGGCGGTCGGCGTGACGCGGGTGCTTGAGGATCCGATCCTTGCGATCGAGACGAATGTCGAGCAGACGGCGGCGTTGTTGAGGTTTGCGGCGAACCGCGGGCCTGACGGCGGGCCGGTGCCGACGCTGGTGGCTTCGAGTTCCGAGGTGTACGGAAAGGCCGCGAAGTCGCCGTTCTCTGAGGAGGACGACGTTCTGTACGGTCCGACGACGGTTTCCCGGTGGTCGTACGCGTGCACGAAGGCGATCGATGAGTATCTGGCGATCGCGCACCATCGGATGCACGGGCTGCCGGCGGTGGTCGCGAGGTTCTTCAACACGGTCGGGCCGCGGCAGGTTGGTGACTACGGGATGGTGCTTCCGCGGTTTGTCGGCGCTGCGCTGAGGGGCGAGCCGCTGCACGTCTTCGGTGACGGTGGGCAGACCCGCTGCTTCTGCGACGTGCGCGACACAGCGGCTGCATTGCCCCGGCTGCTGGGCACGGCGCGGTGCTACGGGCGGGTGTTCAATGTCGGGTCGGATCGGCCGATCTCGATCCTTGAACTGGCGGAGACCGTGATCCGTGTGCTTTCTTCGCGCTCGACGATCCAACTCAGGCCGTACGCTGAGGCGTATCCTGACGGCTTCGAAGATCTGCGTCAGCGTCGTCCCGATCTTGCCCGCATTCGCGAGTCCATCGGCTTTGAGCCGACCATTCCGCTCGAAGCCACCATCCGAGACATCGCCCAGTCCATGCGTTCGACGGGGGTGGCGGAGGCCAACGCGTGA
- a CDS encoding polysaccharide biosynthesis/export family protein has product MSRLRGRESDSSRAHSSLLRCVIAAAGGVVLLGGMSGCETDSFIDPSVVGRWEHTPTTVPILERIAAIEDPRTELVEYTEPTGDDLRVDAEDYRVGPGDALDLVIYDMIVPRQPDGYQRIVDSRGNIDLPQLGSISVNGMTADEVVQAIQERMRPFVGNPLAMVNVANPRQMTFNVIGAVRNPAPYFMPSRDYRVLEALTAAGGFPETTPYVYVIRQVPLSASASAGARAGSSNAPMRTSTPTFQTGEDLLRVIDDLAGADVPSGSVAAPRQPVSAGEDAPPIDLVDARASQPTGGSPATTPPPTGTGGNWVYLNDRWVQVQALQPEGGLQGESVPRLVTQRVIRVPVKPLLAGDARYNIVIRPGDILRVPSPDTGIVYAAGQVARPGVYQLPDAGRLTLTRLIDAAGGLGALAIPDRVDLTRMVGQDRQATIRLNLRAIAEGTQPDVFLRADDRVNVGTNFWAFPLAVARGGFRVTYGFGFLLDRNFGNDVFGPPPTSGRGF; this is encoded by the coding sequence GTGAGCCGACTCCGTGGACGCGAATCCGACAGTTCGAGAGCCCATTCCTCTCTGTTGCGCTGCGTGATTGCGGCGGCAGGCGGAGTTGTGCTGCTCGGTGGCATGTCCGGGTGTGAGACAGATTCTTTCATTGACCCGAGTGTTGTGGGTCGGTGGGAGCACACGCCGACGACGGTGCCGATCCTTGAGCGGATCGCCGCGATCGAGGACCCGCGCACGGAGTTGGTCGAGTACACGGAGCCGACGGGGGACGACCTGCGTGTCGACGCCGAGGACTACCGGGTCGGCCCTGGCGATGCGTTGGATCTTGTGATCTATGACATGATCGTGCCTCGTCAGCCGGACGGGTATCAGCGGATCGTGGATTCGCGCGGGAATATTGACCTGCCGCAGTTGGGCTCGATCAGCGTGAACGGGATGACTGCCGACGAGGTCGTGCAGGCGATCCAGGAGCGGATGCGTCCGTTCGTCGGGAACCCGCTCGCGATGGTGAACGTCGCGAACCCGAGGCAGATGACCTTCAACGTGATCGGGGCGGTTCGGAACCCTGCTCCGTACTTCATGCCATCGCGTGACTATCGCGTGCTCGAGGCGTTGACGGCGGCGGGCGGCTTCCCTGAGACGACGCCTTATGTGTATGTGATCCGCCAGGTGCCGCTCTCGGCATCGGCGAGCGCGGGCGCTCGGGCGGGATCTTCCAACGCTCCGATGCGGACGAGCACGCCCACCTTTCAGACTGGTGAGGATCTGCTGCGTGTGATCGATGATCTGGCGGGCGCTGACGTTCCTTCAGGGAGCGTTGCCGCTCCGCGTCAGCCGGTTTCGGCCGGCGAGGATGCGCCTCCGATCGACCTTGTGGATGCGAGGGCATCGCAACCGACCGGCGGCTCGCCCGCGACGACTCCGCCCCCGACGGGAACGGGCGGTAACTGGGTGTATCTGAATGATCGCTGGGTGCAGGTGCAGGCGTTGCAGCCGGAGGGCGGCCTCCAGGGCGAGAGTGTGCCGCGTCTTGTGACGCAGCGTGTGATTCGTGTGCCGGTCAAGCCGCTGCTTGCGGGTGATGCGCGGTACAACATCGTGATCCGCCCCGGCGACATTCTGCGTGTGCCTTCTCCTGACACGGGGATCGTGTATGCCGCGGGGCAGGTTGCCCGTCCGGGTGTGTATCAGCTTCCTGATGCGGGGCGATTGACGCTGACGCGTCTGATCGACGCGGCGGGCGGGCTTGGCGCACTGGCGATTCCGGACCGTGTCGATCTGACGCGAATGGTTGGCCAGGACCGTCAGGCGACGATCAGACTGAACCTGCGTGCGATCGCGGAGGGGACGCAGCCGGATGTGTTCCTTCGTGCTGACGACCGAGTGAACGTCGGCACGAACTTCTGGGCCTTCCCGCTGGCGGTTGCACGGGGCGGTTTCCGAGTCACGTACGGCTTTGGTTTCCTGCTCGATCGCAACTTCGGCAACGATGTTTTCGGCCCCCCTCCCACGAGCGGCAGAGGGTTCTGA
- a CDS encoding exosortase-associated EpsI family protein, giving the protein MAKNPFLMPQFIAAVALLGLSSIGISAGIRAYGIYLSKLPIEAPDGRTLNSLPPETANWIKLGNDRIESADIVATLGTDNYLSRTYIEKNPADPTRPRVVELHLAYYTGMIDTVPHVPDRCFIGGGMTQGTNAQVLPLRMDRSRWFQDPDVPEEMRGTIWRARLADDSRFTSRPGQSVRLPREPDAMRMRIMGFDIPGGPRIYAGYFFIANGGHVPTAQDVRLLAFNLTDDYAYYMKVQCTSSTASSAEDLAAMSSELLSELIGEIMLCVPDWVDVQTGRYPADNPKRNQAAGGRS; this is encoded by the coding sequence ATGGCCAAGAACCCCTTCCTCATGCCCCAGTTCATCGCGGCGGTTGCGTTGCTGGGCCTGTCGTCGATCGGGATCAGCGCGGGGATCCGGGCGTACGGGATCTACCTGTCGAAGCTGCCGATCGAGGCGCCGGACGGGAGGACGCTCAACAGTCTGCCTCCCGAGACAGCGAATTGGATCAAGCTCGGGAACGATCGCATCGAGTCGGCGGATATCGTGGCGACGCTGGGGACTGACAACTATCTCTCGAGGACCTATATCGAGAAGAACCCGGCGGATCCGACGCGTCCGCGTGTGGTTGAGCTGCATCTGGCGTACTACACGGGGATGATCGACACGGTGCCGCACGTGCCGGACCGCTGCTTCATCGGCGGTGGGATGACGCAGGGAACGAACGCACAGGTGCTGCCCCTGCGGATGGATCGATCGAGGTGGTTCCAGGATCCGGATGTTCCCGAGGAGATGCGGGGCACGATCTGGCGGGCACGGCTCGCGGATGATTCGAGATTCACGTCTCGTCCCGGGCAGTCTGTGCGGCTGCCTCGCGAGCCCGACGCGATGCGGATGCGGATCATGGGGTTCGACATTCCGGGCGGGCCTCGCATTTATGCGGGGTACTTCTTCATCGCGAACGGCGGGCATGTGCCGACGGCGCAGGATGTCCGCCTGCTGGCGTTCAATCTGACAGATGATTATGCGTATTACATGAAGGTGCAGTGCACGAGTTCCACGGCCTCTTCGGCGGAGGATCTGGCGGCGATGTCGTCGGAGCTTCTCTCCGAGCTGATCGGCGAGATCATGCTCTGCGTGCCCGACTGGGTGGACGTGCAGACCGGGCGCTATCCCGCAGACAACCCCAAGAGAAACCAGGCGGCGGGCGGTCGTTCCTGA